From a single Anomaloglossus baeobatrachus isolate aAnoBae1 chromosome 4, aAnoBae1.hap1, whole genome shotgun sequence genomic region:
- the LOC142302883 gene encoding olfactory receptor 5G9-like has protein sequence MENKSNMEVSDVTNLTDFKEFVLLGFHGSSQLKVVLFCLLLVIFWVTICGNLLIITLVSSSKNLHTPMYFFISQLSISDILLISDIAPNILHVLLNNGATITYIGCMTQIYFFSATESFECLLLTVMSCDRYVAICNPLRYSSIMTSGNCMILSISSWLISFFASLIYIGIISRLKFCGPNTIDHLFCDLLPLQDITCSDTFPIKLQMYLLSIPLLIIPSIIIVVSYVKIIRAILQISSNISRQKAFSTCSSHLTVVSIFYTTLFSVYILPTSAQTSDMNKITSLLYTVFTPLVNPIIYSFRNKDIKGVLRLSKCFFK, from the exons ATGGAAAATAAGAGTAATATGGAAGTGTCTGAT GTTACCAATCTGACCGATTTTAAAGAGTTTGTTCTCTTGGGCTTTCATGGCAGTTCACAACTAAAAGTTGTACTATTCTGCTTGCTTCTTGTAATATTCTGGGTCACAATATGTGGGAATCTCCTGATCATCACCCTGGTGTCCTCCAGCAAGAACCTCCACACTCCGATGTACTTCTTCATCTCACAACTGTCCATCAGTGACATCTTATTGATTTCAGATATTGCCCCCAACATTCTCCATGTTTTACTAAATAATGGGGCAACCATTACATATATTGGCTGCATGACACAAATTTATTTCTTTAGTGCCACAGAATCATTTGAATGTCTTCTCCTCACGGTGATGTCTTGTGACAGATACGTGGCCATCTGTAATCCACTTCGGTACTCCTCAATAATGACAAGTGGAAATTGCATGATCTTGTCAATCAGTTcttggttgatcagtttctttgcaTCACTCATTTACATCGGAATAATATCCAGGTTAAAGTTCTGTGGGCCAAATACCATTGACCATTTGTTCTGTGATCTTCTTCCCTTACAGGACATTACCTGCTCTGATACAtttcccataaaacttcagatgtatTTACTAAGTATTCCACTGCTCATTATTCCAAGTATAATAATTGTTGTTAGTTATGTGAAGATTATCCGTGCCATTTTACAGATTTCATCCAATATCAGTAGacagaaagccttctccacctgcagctcccacctcaccGTGGTCTCCATATTTTACACTACTCTTTTCAGTGTGTATATTCTTCCCACCAGTGCACAAACATCAGATATGAATAAAATCACATCCCTGTTATACACTGTGTTTACGCCTTTGGTTAATCCCATTATATATAGTTTTAGAAATAAAGACATTAAAGGTGTTCTTCGACTTTCCAAATGTTTTTTTAAATAG